A region of Sulfuricella denitrificans skB26 DNA encodes the following proteins:
- a CDS encoding ABC transporter permease, whose translation MSERFAWHRFLAVVTKEFIQMRRDRLTFAMMVGIPMIQLVLFGFAINSDPKNLPTAVLVSDHSEFSRSFVRSLENSGYFKVTAQPHSEAEAERLIAEGDVQFVVSIPENFARKLVRGEHPAILVEADATDPTAVGNAVGALSQLAQTALNRDLQGALQPLQGAPGPFEVQLHRRYNPEGITQYNIVPGLMGVILTMTMIMQTGLAMTRERERGTMENLLATPVRPFEVMAGKIVPYIMVGYVQVTLILLAARLIFGVPILGSVVLLYTVVLAFIAANLAVGLMFSTVAKNQMQAMQMTFFFFLPSLLLSGFMFPFRGMPEWAQNVGSLLPLTHFLRMVRGILLKGNGLLETLPHLWPIGLFLLTVVAIGLKRYRKTLD comes from the coding sequence ATGTCTGAACGTTTCGCCTGGCACCGCTTTCTTGCCGTGGTCACCAAGGAATTTATCCAGATGCGGCGCGATCGCCTGACCTTCGCCATGATGGTTGGCATTCCGATGATTCAGCTGGTGCTGTTCGGCTTTGCCATCAATTCCGACCCCAAGAACCTGCCCACGGCGGTGCTGGTGTCCGACCACAGCGAGTTCTCGCGCAGCTTTGTGCGTTCCCTGGAAAACAGCGGCTATTTCAAGGTGACCGCGCAGCCGCACAGCGAGGCCGAGGCCGAGCGGCTGATCGCCGAGGGCGATGTCCAGTTCGTGGTCAGCATCCCGGAGAATTTCGCGCGCAAGCTGGTACGCGGAGAACACCCGGCGATTCTGGTCGAGGCCGATGCCACCGACCCCACTGCCGTCGGCAACGCGGTCGGTGCACTGAGCCAGTTGGCCCAGACCGCCCTCAATCGCGACCTGCAAGGCGCGCTGCAACCGCTGCAAGGCGCGCCCGGCCCGTTCGAGGTTCAACTTCACCGCCGCTATAATCCGGAAGGTATCACCCAGTACAACATCGTGCCGGGCCTGATGGGCGTGATCCTGACCATGACCATGATCATGCAGACCGGCCTCGCCATGACCCGCGAGCGCGAGCGCGGCACCATGGAAAACCTGCTTGCCACGCCGGTGCGGCCGTTCGAGGTGATGGCCGGAAAAATCGTGCCCTACATCATGGTCGGCTACGTCCAGGTGACACTGATCTTGCTGGCGGCGCGCCTGATCTTCGGCGTGCCGATACTCGGCAGCGTCGTGCTGCTTTACACCGTGGTACTCGCCTTCATCGCCGCCAACCTGGCGGTCGGACTGATGTTTTCCACCGTGGCAAAGAACCAGATGCAGGCGATGCAGATGACCTTCTTTTTCTTCCTGCCATCGCTGCTGCTGTCCGGCTTCATGTTCCCGTTCCGCGGCATGCCGGAGTGGGCGCAGAACGTCGGCAGCCTGCTGCCTTTGACCCATTTTTTGCGCATGGTGCGCGGCATCCTGCTGAAGGGCAACGGCCTGCTGGAAACCCTGCCGCACCTGTGGCCGATCGGCCTGTTCCTGCTGACGGTGGTGGCGATCGGCCTGAAACGCTATCGTAAGACGCTGGATTAG
- a CDS encoding HlyD family secretion protein: MKCKPARKWQAGLLITVAGLAACSHESAQVYQGYAEGEFVRIAAPYAGSLSVLAVQRGAQIDAGAPLFALEQDNEKAARDEASQGLKRTDAQLENLKKGKRPAELDAIVAQREQARAALKLSEADFSRDEKLAKAGFISSQKLDAGRSVLKRDRERLKELEAQLATAKLAARVDEIRAAEAAVAAARATLARADWSLGQKSVKAPVAGLVQDTLYVQGEWVPAGSPVVSLLPPQNIKVRFFVPETRVGSLKTGQAVTLSCDGCAAPISAAISYISPQAEYTPPVIYSKENRGKLVFLVEARPAPTDAAKLRPGQPMDVRL; the protein is encoded by the coding sequence ATGAAATGCAAACCAGCGCGCAAGTGGCAAGCAGGGCTGCTGATTACGGTGGCCGGCCTGGCCGCCTGTTCGCACGAATCTGCACAGGTTTACCAAGGCTATGCCGAAGGCGAATTCGTGCGTATTGCCGCTCCTTATGCCGGATCGCTCAGTGTTTTGGCAGTGCAGCGCGGCGCACAGATCGACGCCGGCGCACCCTTGTTCGCACTGGAACAGGACAATGAGAAAGCGGCGCGCGACGAGGCATCACAAGGACTGAAACGCACTGATGCGCAACTGGAAAACCTGAAGAAGGGCAAGCGTCCCGCCGAACTGGACGCCATCGTCGCCCAGCGCGAGCAGGCGCGGGCCGCCCTGAAACTGTCCGAGGCTGATTTTTCGCGCGACGAGAAACTCGCGAAAGCGGGATTTATTTCCAGCCAGAAACTGGACGCCGGTCGCAGTGTTCTTAAGCGCGACCGTGAACGTTTGAAAGAACTGGAAGCCCAACTCGCCACCGCCAAGCTGGCGGCACGGGTCGATGAAATTCGAGCCGCGGAAGCGGCAGTGGCCGCAGCGCGCGCTACCCTCGCCCGCGCCGACTGGTCGCTCGGCCAGAAGAGTGTGAAGGCGCCGGTTGCCGGACTGGTGCAGGACACGCTTTACGTCCAGGGAGAGTGGGTGCCCGCCGGCAGCCCGGTGGTGTCGCTGCTGCCACCGCAAAACATCAAGGTGCGCTTCTTCGTGCCGGAAACCCGGGTCGGCTCACTGAAAACCGGGCAGGCCGTCACGCTCTCCTGCGACGGCTGCGCCGCACCGATTTCCGCCGCGATCAGCTACATCTCGCCGCAAGCCGAATACACCCCACCAGTGATCTACAGCAAGGAAAATCGCGGCAAGCTGGTGTTCTTAGTCGAAGCGCGGCCTGCTCCGACTGATGCCGCAAAGCTTCGCCCCGGCCAGCCGATGGATGTCAGGCTTTAA
- a CDS encoding Lrp/AsnC family transcriptional regulator, with translation MSKPMELDRYDRRILEVLQKEGRISNQELADRIGLSPSPCLRRVRALEDSGLILGYRALLDAKKLGYSLMTLIHISMDRHTPERFANFEASVGELPEVLECLLITGQDADYQLKVIAHDMEAYQELLLNRITRIEGVSGVHSSFVLRRVVDKSALPVGRA, from the coding sequence TTGAGCAAGCCTATGGAACTCGATCGTTACGACCGGCGTATTCTCGAAGTGTTGCAGAAAGAGGGGCGCATCAGCAATCAGGAGCTGGCCGACCGCATCGGCTTGTCGCCTTCACCTTGTTTGCGCCGGGTGCGCGCCCTGGAAGATTCAGGTTTGATTCTTGGCTACCGTGCATTGCTGGATGCGAAGAAACTGGGCTACTCGCTGATGACGCTGATCCACATTTCCATGGACCGCCATACCCCAGAGCGATTCGCGAATTTCGAGGCCAGTGTCGGCGAATTGCCGGAAGTATTGGAGTGCCTGTTGATTACCGGGCAGGATGCCGACTATCAGCTCAAAGTCATCGCGCATGACATGGAAGCTTACCAAGAACTGCTGCTCAACCGGATCACCCGCATCGAAGGCGTATCCGGCGTGCACTCCAGCTTCGTTTTGCGCCGCGTGGTAGACAAGTCGGCACTGCCGGTGGGCCGAGCTTGA
- a CDS encoding TetR/AcrR family transcriptional regulator: MPLVEPTLNLSASAPDAVERILAAAKDLFAESGFNAVSMNAIAERAGVSKANVFHHFKSKNALYLEVLKTACHESGSQIDQLGSGSGTLVERLRAFSQLHLTNILQDEKISRLIQRDLLENGPQRGKEFAEQVFGQNFASLVAILRTGQKKGELRKGIDPAMLATLLIGADVFFFQSREVLRHFPDVHFTDKPESYSTMLMDILLCGILPKP, from the coding sequence GTGCCTCTGGTAGAACCCACCCTTAACTTGTCTGCATCTGCCCCGGATGCGGTCGAGCGTATTCTCGCTGCGGCCAAGGATCTGTTTGCCGAATCCGGCTTCAATGCGGTATCGATGAATGCCATCGCGGAGCGTGCCGGTGTCAGCAAGGCCAATGTCTTTCATCACTTCAAATCGAAGAACGCGCTTTATCTCGAAGTATTGAAAACCGCCTGCCATGAATCCGGCAGTCAGATCGATCAACTCGGCAGCGGTTCCGGTACCCTGGTCGAACGTTTGCGCGCCTTCTCGCAATTGCATCTGACCAACATCCTGCAGGATGAAAAAATCTCCCGGCTGATCCAGCGCGACTTGCTGGAAAACGGGCCGCAACGCGGCAAGGAATTCGCCGAGCAGGTATTCGGTCAGAATTTCGCGAGCCTGGTGGCGATCCTGCGCACCGGCCAGAAAAAAGGCGAGCTGCGCAAAGGCATCGACCCCGCCATGCTGGCCACGTTGCTGATTGGCGCCGATGTCTTCTTTTTCCAGTCGCGCGAGGTGCTGCGGCATTTTCCCGACGTCCACTTTACCGATAAGCCGGAAAGTTACAGTACGATGCTGATGGATATTCTGTTGTGCGGCATTCTGCCCAAACCCTGA
- a CDS encoding efflux RND transporter periplasmic adaptor subunit codes for MRTTHFILIPCLLGAVLLLPGCAKKPEEQKKGPSAAIITVIQAQSRTMQVLEQSVGEADSSTSPKVGAEVAGRIIKVHVEIGAPVKKGQLLAEIDATDFSSDEKRLAAQATSQRKLTERYRELAGKGFVSPSLLEGYEAQNVSAREQYTRAAKNLSRTRILSPVDGRVDNRMVSVGDWIDLGKPVFQLSTSENLRVRLPFPETAAQRIKVGQVVKLSTPTAPDATVIGKIEQVRPMVGSTNRAFDAVVEVKNPGGWKPGASVNGAVVVEEHAEAVTVPEVSVVLRPAGKVVYVIDNGKAVQYVVITGVTQNGQVEILQGIRSGETVAVDGAGFLTDKAAVSVKEVSGKKGEQK; via the coding sequence ATGCGAACGACCCATTTTATCCTGATCCCCTGCCTACTCGGTGCGGTGCTGCTGCTGCCAGGGTGCGCGAAAAAGCCCGAAGAGCAGAAGAAAGGTCCGTCGGCAGCGATCATCACCGTCATCCAGGCGCAATCGCGCACCATGCAAGTGCTGGAGCAGTCGGTCGGCGAGGCGGATAGTTCCACCTCACCCAAGGTGGGGGCCGAAGTGGCGGGACGCATTATCAAGGTTCATGTTGAAATAGGTGCACCGGTAAAAAAGGGGCAACTGCTGGCTGAAATCGATGCCACTGATTTTTCCTCCGATGAGAAACGTCTGGCCGCCCAGGCAACCAGCCAGCGCAAGCTGACCGAACGCTATCGCGAATTGGCCGGGAAGGGTTTTGTTTCGCCCTCCCTGCTGGAAGGATACGAAGCCCAGAATGTTTCCGCGCGTGAGCAGTACACTCGTGCCGCCAAGAATCTTTCCCGCACCCGGATTTTGTCGCCGGTGGATGGGCGGGTCGACAATCGCATGGTTTCGGTGGGCGACTGGATCGATCTCGGTAAGCCGGTGTTCCAGCTTTCCACCAGCGAAAATTTGCGCGTTCGCCTGCCTTTCCCTGAAACCGCCGCACAGCGCATCAAGGTGGGCCAGGTAGTCAAGCTTTCTACGCCGACCGCACCGGATGCCACTGTAATAGGCAAGATCGAACAGGTGCGGCCGATGGTGGGCAGCACCAACCGCGCCTTCGATGCGGTGGTGGAAGTCAAGAACCCGGGTGGCTGGAAGCCGGGCGCTTCGGTCAACGGCGCAGTCGTCGTCGAGGAGCATGCAGAGGCGGTCACCGTACCGGAGGTGAGCGTGGTGCTGCGACCTGCCGGGAAGGTGGTCTACGTGATCGATAATGGCAAGGCTGTTCAGTACGTTGTCATTACCGGCGTCACCCAGAACGGTCAGGTGGAAATTTTACAGGGCATAAGATCAGGGGAAACGGTAGCCGTTGATGGCGCGGGTTTCCTTACGGACAAAGCTGCGGTCAGTGTGAAAGAAGTGAGCGGCAAAAAAGGCGAACAGAAATGA
- a CDS encoding ABC transporter ATP-binding protein: MNNDTLAIDVTGLVKRFGDLVAVNDLALQVRRGEIYGFLGPNGSGKTTTIRMLCGLLTPDSGSGTCLGYDVIRETRQIKRQVGYMTQRFSLYEDLTIRENLDFTARIYGMANRNEAVERSLERLGLADRQKQLAGTLSGGWKQRLALAACMLHDPKLLLLDEPTAGVDPKARRDFWDEIHQLAATGITVLVSTHYMDEAERCHRLAYIAYGHLLAEGTVAEVVENSGIVTWTVECADLYALAAKLRGLPGVSQVVPFGNVLHVSGTDAALLEQSIEPFREQSGCRWTQASPGLEDIFIQMMEKAKDNV; the protein is encoded by the coding sequence ATGAATAACGACACGCTGGCCATCGACGTCACCGGGTTGGTCAAGCGTTTCGGCGATCTGGTGGCGGTGAACGACCTCGCCCTGCAGGTGCGGCGCGGCGAAATCTACGGCTTCCTTGGCCCCAACGGTAGCGGCAAGACCACCACTATCCGCATGTTGTGCGGCCTGCTGACGCCCGACAGCGGGAGCGGCACCTGCCTGGGCTACGATGTCATCCGCGAAACGCGCCAGATCAAGCGCCAGGTCGGTTACATGACGCAACGTTTTAGCCTGTACGAAGATCTCACTATTCGTGAGAACCTGGATTTCACCGCCCGCATCTACGGTATGGCCAACCGCAACGAGGCGGTGGAACGTTCGCTGGAACGGCTCGGCCTGGCCGACCGCCAGAAGCAGCTGGCAGGTACCCTGTCGGGCGGCTGGAAGCAGCGCCTGGCGCTGGCCGCCTGCATGCTGCACGATCCAAAATTGTTGCTTCTGGATGAACCTACCGCCGGGGTAGACCCCAAGGCGCGGCGCGATTTCTGGGACGAGATTCACCAGCTCGCCGCCACCGGCATTACGGTGCTGGTCAGCACCCACTACATGGATGAAGCGGAACGTTGCCATCGCCTCGCCTACATCGCCTACGGCCATTTGCTGGCCGAGGGCACGGTAGCTGAAGTGGTGGAAAACTCCGGCATCGTCACCTGGACGGTAGAGTGTGCCGATCTTTATGCGCTCGCCGCGAAACTGCGCGGGTTGCCGGGGGTGAGCCAGGTGGTTCCGTTCGGCAACGTTCTGCATGTCAGCGGCACGGATGCGGCGTTGCTGGAGCAGTCCATCGAACCGTTCAGGGAGCAGTCCGGGTGCCGCTGGACGCAAGCATCGCCGGGGTTGGAGGATATCTTCATCCAGATGATGGAAAAGGCCAAAGACAATGTCTGA
- the lysA gene encoding diaminopimelate decarboxylase, producing MKFFSRHDAELCVESVPLSRIAEEFGTPCYVYSHAALTAAYQSFDSAFSQREHLICYAVKANSSLAILNLFARLGAGFDIVSGGELARVLAAGGDAKKVVFSGVGKTADEMRQALEAGILCFNVESESELERLNKIAGEMGKRAPVSLRVNPDVDPKTHPYISTGLKGNKFGIAYTDAVRLYCKARDLPHLDVAGIDCHIGSQITEVTPFADALDKILLLIDALKNENIEIHHLDLGGGLGICYSDETPPPVTDYADTLLEKLADRNFKILLEPGRALVGNAGLLLTKVEYLKHGDTKNFALVDAAMNDLMRPALYDAYHAILPVMENTGVAQRYEIVGPVCESGDFLGHDRHLHLAEGDLLAVMSAGAYGMSMSSNYNTRPRVAEIIVQKNNTHLIREREKISQLFALERLLP from the coding sequence ATGAAATTCTTCTCTCGCCATGATGCCGAATTGTGCGTCGAATCGGTTCCTCTTTCCCGCATTGCCGAAGAATTCGGCACGCCCTGTTATGTCTATTCTCATGCCGCATTAACCGCAGCTTATCAAAGTTTCGACTCGGCTTTTTCTCAGCGCGAGCATCTGATATGTTATGCGGTGAAGGCCAACTCCAGTCTGGCAATTCTCAATCTTTTTGCGCGCCTCGGCGCAGGCTTCGACATTGTTTCCGGCGGTGAGTTGGCGCGTGTTCTGGCGGCTGGCGGAGATGCAAAAAAAGTGGTTTTCTCCGGCGTCGGAAAAACTGCGGATGAAATGCGCCAGGCGCTGGAAGCGGGCATTCTGTGCTTCAATGTCGAATCGGAAAGCGAGCTGGAACGCCTGAATAAAATTGCCGGTGAAATGGGTAAGCGAGCACCGGTGAGTTTGCGCGTGAACCCCGATGTCGACCCGAAAACTCATCCCTATATTTCCACCGGTCTCAAGGGCAATAAATTTGGTATCGCGTATACCGATGCCGTCAGGCTTTATTGCAAGGCGCGCGATCTCCCGCACCTGGATGTGGCTGGCATCGATTGCCATATCGGCTCGCAAATTACCGAGGTGACGCCCTTCGCCGATGCGCTGGATAAAATTTTGCTGCTGATCGATGCATTGAAAAATGAAAACATCGAAATTCATCATCTCGATCTCGGTGGCGGTCTGGGCATTTGCTACAGCGACGAAACGCCGCCGCCAGTGACCGACTACGCAGATACGCTGCTGGAAAAGCTCGCCGATCGCAACTTCAAGATTCTGCTAGAACCGGGCCGCGCATTGGTTGGCAACGCGGGTTTGCTGCTCACCAAAGTGGAATATCTCAAGCATGGCGATACAAAAAATTTCGCCCTCGTAGATGCTGCGATGAACGACTTGATGCGCCCTGCACTTTACGATGCCTATCATGCGATTCTTCCCGTCATGGAAAATACGGGCGTTGCGCAACGCTATGAAATCGTCGGTCCAGTATGCGAGAGTGGAGATTTTCTTGGCCATGACCGTCACCTGCATCTCGCCGAAGGCGACCTGCTGGCGGTGATGTCGGCAGGGGCATATGGTATGAGCATGAGTTCAAATTACAATACTCGACCGCGCGTTGCAGAAATTATTGTGCAGAAAAACAACACGCATTTGATTCGCGAGCGAGAAAAAATTTCGCAATTATTTGCGCTGGAACGGCTGCTTCCCTGA
- a CDS encoding efflux RND transporter permease subunit → MTLPELSVKRHVLAFMLSAVLVLFGYISYQRIGMDRFPQIEFPVVSISTTLKGANPDIVDASITNVIETSINSVPGIEHIQSTSSPGVSVINITFGLDKRVDVAFNEVQAKVNQVLRRLPKDADPPVVAKVETNAMPIMWLALRGDRTQQQLNQYAVNIIKKRLETIDGVGEVRLGGRRDRTIRVNLLPAKMTAFKVTAQDINTAFANEHVQLAGGFLVGQKTENLIKLDLEFHRLDDLEKMIVAYRDGSPVRLRDIAEVEDGLADYRQLARFMGKTTVGLGIVKVTNTNTVAIVDAIKKRLETEIIPQLPPGMTLNVVSNDAIFINEIVNSLKEHLLEGTLLASLIVWLFLRSMRSTLIIATAIPVSLMGAVAVIYFFGYTLNSLTMLALLLLIGVVVDDAIVVLENIFRHREEIDADPVTAAVNGSHEVMFAVIAATLSLVSIFAPVIFMGGIIGQFFKSFAVVVTFGVLVSLFVSLTLTPMLCSRYLKVGKQHGRVYYILDRFFHGMDSLYRYLLDKALRHRWKVVALTLVTVVASSYFFINVGKTFVPEEDEGRFLINLRTPLGSSIEYTDSRLRMVEKLLFSHKEIVTEFALIGLGNAGQVNQGMVVVRMAPRGERKIKQQDVIPVIRKELAQIPGARAFAAPYPMVGGQRGEPLQFVINGPNLDEVGRLAKSLQQTLSADPGLGRMDLDLQLDLPQLVLDPDRTRIASAGLTTQDVALALNLLSGGVDIAKFNDVPGDGQRYDIRVKAKDGEFRQPSDLNKVYLRSRDGSLVRLDTVANVKQTLGPAVIGRFDLQYAATFYGSPTIPLGDAVSKVKAATAEMLPMGYTVKMIGQAEEFGKTMQNMIFAFSLAMVLLYMVLASQFNSFIQPFIIMVAQPLAIIGGVMALWLFNHTLNIYSMIGLVLLIGLVAKNSILLVDLTNQRRKEGKGIDEALSDACPIRMRPVLMTSMTVILALLPAALGLGAGAETNGPLAVAVIGGMITSTLLTLVVVPAVYSLVESALERWRTRHLQMKEE, encoded by the coding sequence ATGACCTTGCCCGAACTTTCCGTCAAGCGCCACGTGCTGGCGTTCATGCTGTCCGCGGTGCTGGTGCTGTTCGGCTACATCAGCTACCAGCGCATCGGCATGGATCGCTTTCCCCAAATCGAGTTTCCTGTCGTCTCAATTTCCACCACGCTGAAGGGTGCCAATCCCGATATCGTCGACGCCAGCATCACCAACGTGATCGAGACGTCGATCAACAGCGTTCCCGGCATCGAACACATCCAGTCCACTTCTTCGCCTGGTGTATCGGTGATCAACATCACCTTCGGCCTGGACAAGAGAGTCGATGTCGCCTTCAACGAGGTGCAGGCCAAGGTCAACCAGGTCTTGCGCCGTTTGCCCAAGGATGCTGACCCCCCCGTCGTCGCCAAGGTCGAGACCAATGCCATGCCTATCATGTGGCTGGCGCTGCGCGGCGATCGCACCCAGCAGCAACTCAACCAGTATGCCGTCAATATCATCAAGAAGCGCCTGGAAACCATCGACGGCGTCGGTGAGGTGCGTTTGGGCGGTCGGCGCGACCGCACCATCCGGGTTAATCTGTTGCCGGCTAAGATGACCGCGTTCAAGGTCACCGCTCAGGATATCAACACCGCCTTTGCCAACGAGCATGTCCAGCTCGCCGGCGGTTTTCTGGTGGGCCAGAAAACCGAAAATCTGATCAAACTCGACCTGGAATTCCACCGTCTCGACGACCTGGAAAAAATGATCGTCGCCTACCGCGATGGCTCACCGGTGCGTCTCCGCGACATTGCCGAAGTTGAGGATGGCCTGGCCGATTACCGGCAGCTCGCGCGCTTCATGGGCAAGACCACCGTTGGCCTGGGCATCGTCAAGGTCACCAATACCAACACCGTGGCAATTGTCGACGCGATCAAGAAGCGCCTGGAAACCGAGATCATCCCGCAACTGCCGCCGGGCATGACGCTAAACGTCGTCTCCAACGACGCGATCTTCATCAACGAGATCGTCAATTCCCTGAAGGAACATCTGCTCGAAGGCACGCTGCTGGCCTCGCTGATCGTCTGGCTGTTCCTGCGCAGCATGCGCTCCACACTGATCATCGCCACAGCCATTCCGGTATCGCTGATGGGCGCGGTGGCGGTGATCTACTTCTTCGGCTACACCCTCAATTCGCTCACCATGCTCGCCCTGCTGCTGCTGATCGGCGTGGTGGTCGATGATGCCATCGTGGTGCTGGAAAACATCTTTCGCCACCGCGAGGAAATCGACGCCGACCCGGTCACCGCTGCGGTCAACGGCAGCCACGAAGTGATGTTCGCGGTGATCGCGGCGACGCTGTCGCTGGTGTCGATTTTCGCACCGGTGATCTTTATGGGTGGCATCATCGGCCAGTTCTTCAAATCCTTCGCGGTAGTGGTGACCTTCGGCGTGCTGGTGTCCCTGTTCGTATCGCTCACCCTGACGCCGATGTTGTGCTCGCGTTACCTCAAGGTGGGAAAGCAGCACGGACGCGTGTATTACATCCTGGATCGTTTCTTTCACGGCATGGACAGCCTGTACCGTTATTTGCTCGACAAGGCGCTACGCCACCGCTGGAAGGTGGTTGCGTTGACCCTGGTGACCGTCGTTGCGAGCAGCTATTTTTTCATCAACGTGGGCAAAACTTTCGTCCCTGAAGAGGATGAAGGCCGCTTCCTGATAAACCTGCGTACCCCGCTCGGCTCCAGCATCGAATACACTGACAGCCGTTTACGCATGGTCGAGAAGCTGCTGTTCAGCCACAAGGAGATCGTCACTGAGTTTGCCCTGATCGGCCTCGGCAATGCGGGACAGGTCAATCAGGGGATGGTGGTGGTGCGCATGGCGCCGCGCGGAGAGCGGAAAATCAAGCAGCAGGACGTCATCCCCGTGATTCGCAAGGAGCTGGCGCAAATCCCCGGTGCGCGCGCTTTCGCCGCACCCTATCCGATGGTCGGTGGCCAGCGAGGCGAGCCCTTGCAGTTCGTGATTAATGGGCCCAATCTCGACGAAGTAGGGCGCTTGGCCAAGTCGCTGCAGCAAACCCTTTCGGCGGACCCTGGCCTGGGACGCATGGACCTCGATTTGCAGCTCGACCTGCCGCAACTCGTCCTCGATCCCGACCGCACCCGGATTGCTTCTGCGGGGCTGACGACCCAGGACGTGGCGCTTGCACTCAACCTGCTCTCCGGCGGCGTAGACATTGCCAAATTCAATGACGTGCCGGGAGATGGTCAGCGCTACGATATCCGGGTCAAGGCCAAGGACGGCGAATTCAGGCAGCCTTCCGATCTGAACAAGGTTTACCTGCGTTCCCGCGATGGGTCGCTGGTGCGTCTCGACACTGTGGCGAACGTGAAGCAGACGCTGGGACCCGCAGTAATCGGCCGCTTCGACTTGCAATATGCCGCCACCTTCTACGGCTCACCCACAATCCCGCTCGGCGATGCTGTGAGCAAAGTGAAAGCCGCCACTGCGGAAATGCTGCCGATGGGCTATACCGTAAAAATGATCGGTCAGGCGGAGGAGTTTGGCAAGACCATGCAGAACATGATTTTCGCCTTTTCCCTGGCGATGGTCCTGCTGTACATGGTGCTGGCAAGCCAGTTCAACTCCTTCATCCAGCCCTTCATCATCATGGTGGCGCAGCCGCTGGCCATCATCGGCGGGGTGATGGCCTTGTGGCTGTTCAACCACACCCTCAACATCTACTCGATGATCGGCCTGGTGCTGTTGATCGGCCTGGTGGCGAAGAACTCGATCCTTCTGGTGGATCTCACCAATCAGCGGCGCAAAGAAGGAAAGGGCATCGACGAAGCACTTTCCGATGCCTGTCCGATCCGGATGCGGCCAGTGCTGATGACCTCGATGACAGTGATCCTGGCCCTGTTGCCGGCAGCACTGGGCTTGGGGGCCGGCGCGGAAACCAACGGTCCGCTGGCGGTAGCGGTGATTGGCGGTATGATTACCTCTACTCTGCTCACCCTGGTGGTGGTGCCGGCGGTGTATTCACTGGTGGAAAGTGCGCTTGAGCGCTGGCGCACACGTCATCTGCAAATGAAGGAAGAGTGA